A single region of the Vicia villosa cultivar HV-30 ecotype Madison, WI linkage group LG4, Vvil1.0, whole genome shotgun sequence genome encodes:
- the LOC131594628 gene encoding uncharacterized protein LOC131594628 encodes MEEISQPKKPVSQGTSTPDVKTIPETTSTPAPTKPTPSELEQLKQTDPLGFLRAIMNVNTSSLSEPDVSPALTADSSDKEDTPNLLRQIKERFFGVNLVDVLNRDPVKSYNLNQLLKKVDLLQVSPEVSEMIVLLGSLLEQLQADILRKQNVDKALSEIVASHDSSWNSAVEATKQGEALKLKHSENQKAIDEYERKISSWKQEIKMLEGKIKEAESSQAALQESNQQDLLEVVQSGIKHFETAQKLVPEIDKLKKQRALIELRMSSWETQYLKIKRDLPEDFS; translated from the coding sequence ATGGAGGAGATTTCTCAACCAAAAAAACCAGTTTCTCAGGGGACTTCGACTCCCGATGTAAAAactattcctgagacaacttcgacgcctgctCCTACGAAGCCTACTCCCtcggagcttgaacaacttaaacaaactgatcctcttgggttcctaagggctatcatgaatgtgaatacttcttcactTTCGGAGCCTGATGTTTCTCCAGCTCTAACTGCAgattctagtgacaaggaagatactcctaaccttcttcgacagataaaagagagattctttggggtcaatcttgtagatgttctcaaccgggaccctgttaaaagctacaacttaaatcaacttttaaagaaagtagatttgcttcaagtttccccagaagtctcagagatgattgttctgctaggctctctccttgaacaactccaagctgacattcttcgaaagcaaaacgtCGATAAAGCATTATCTGAGAtagtggcctctcatgactcttcatggaattctgccgtggaagccacaaaacaaggtgaagccctcaagcttaaacattcggaGAATCAAAAAGCCATTGATGAATATGAGAGGAAAATcagctcctggaaacaagaaataaaaatgctcgagggcaagataaaggaagctgaaagtagccaagcagccctccaagaatctaaccaacaagatttgctcgaagtggtgcagtcaggaatcaaacatttcgagactgcacagaagttagtgccagagatcgacaagttgaagaaacaaagggcactaattgaacttcgaatgtcctcatgggaaactcaatatctgaagatcaaaagggatctccctgaggactttagctag